CGGGCATAACCGTGTCGGACCCCGGCGCCGCGGTCGCGTCAGCACCGTGCTCAATGGGCCCCATGCCGGAGTCGGTTTCGCTCATCCATTGCATCGGAGCGGCCAGGCTGGCCTGCGGAAGGTCCCACTGCTCCAGCCAGCCATACATCTGCCCAGCCTGCTGCTGCTGGGTCAGCATGATGTCCAGCGCCAGCGACCGGACCTCGGGATCCTCCGTGGCGTCACGCACCGTCGTGGACATCTCCACCGCCTGGGCGTGGTGCGCCTGCATGTCGCGGGCGAACCCAGCCTCGGCTGACCCCTCGGCCGGCCGCGAGACCCGGTCGCCTCCGCTGGTGAGGGCCGAACCGGCGACCAGGCCGGCGACCCCCACAACGGCGGCCACCAAGATCACCACCGCAACGGTCGGGACCCTGCGCGGCGCGCCAGCGCTCTCGCTCATCACGCGTCCACCCCACCCGTGCACGGCGCACCCGGCTCCGGTGTCTGCTCACCCTGCTGGTACTTGACCAGGAACTGCTCCAGGCGCGGGTCATCCGCCGTTCCCAGCGCCAGCTGGGTCCCCCAGGCGCTGGCCACCACCGGCTGCTCGGGCAGGCCATCGAAGGGGCTGAGCAGCACGTACGCGTTGCCGTCGGCCAGCTCGGCGAGCCGCTGCACCTGCTCGGCCGGCAGGTCCGAGCTGTAGGTGATCCACACGGCACCGTGCTCCAGGGAGTGGACCCCGAGCTCGTTGGCGATCGGCTCGGTGTACGTCCCGCAGTTGGCCCACACACCCGCGTGGTCGCCACCGACGGGCGGCGTCTGGTCGTACCGCACCGGCTCCTGGACATGGCTGGCCGACAGGTCGCTGAAGGTCGCAACGCCTTCGATGTCCCCCGACGCTGCCTCAGTGACTTCGGCGGCGCGCTGCTGCTCGCCGACGAGCACGACGGCCGTCGCTCCGATGAGGACCCCGGCCACGAGCACGCTCGTGCCGGTGATGACCGCCGTGCGGCGGCGCTCGGCGCGCCGCTGCTGCTCGCGGATCTCGGCCAGCCGGGCAGCGCGCTCGGCCGCTTCGTGCTTACGGGTTGCCATCAGTGGAGGCCTTTCGCTCGTCGACGTCGTTCACAGGACGGTGGTGTAGCCCGAGATCGTGGACTGCAGGCCCCGCATCAGGTGGTCCCACACCCCGGTGGCCAGCAGCAGACCGGTGGTGATGAGCATGACCGCACCAGCGCGTTTGATCCCCACGGTGTGCCCACGTGCCCACTGGGTCGCCGTCAGTGCCCGCCGCATGCCCAGACCGACCGCGATGAACGGAAGACCGAGCCCGGCGGCGTAGACCGCGGCCAGCGTCGCCCCGCGCCCGGCGCTGGCCTCGGTGAACGCCAAGGTCTGCACCGTGGCGAGAGTCGGACCCAGACACGGTGTCCAACCCAGCCCGAAGGTGACCCCCATCAGCGGGGCGCCGACCAGGCCCGACTTAGGACGCAGCCGCGGCAGCATCTGGCGCTGGGACCGGGGCAGCCAGCCGGCGAAGACCAGCCCCATGACCACGACCACGACGCCCAGGACACGGGTGAGCACCGCTTGCGAGGACTGCAGCGTCGCGCCCAGACCGCCGAAGAGGGCCCCGTAGGCGACGAAGACCGAGGCGAACCCCAGGATGAACAAGGCCGTACCCGCCACCACCGGACGTCGCCGCGTCGCGACACCCTCATCGAGCAAGGGGCCGCCAGCGACGTAGGACACGTACCCGGGCACCACGGGCAACACGCAGGGGGACACGAAGGAGACCAGCCCCGCCACGGCCGCGACGACCGCGGCCGCAAGCAACGGGCCGGTCGCGACCAGATCCTGGACCGCGCTCACGACGACCCAGCGATCGGCGCGGCCAGGACCGTGTCCACCAGCGCGGTCAGGGTCGACTCCTGCACCGCGCCCAGGACGCGCGCCGCCGGCCTCCCGTCACGGTCCAGGAGCAGGGTCACCGGGACCCCGGCTCCGGGGAGGTGCTCGGCCAGGCTCAGCAGGGCCTTTCCATTGCTGTCGTCGATGCTCGGGTAGTTGATCCCGTAGCTCTCCTCGAACGCGATCGCCGCGGCCGAATTGTCGCGCAC
The Cellulomonas gilvus ATCC 13127 DNA segment above includes these coding regions:
- a CDS encoding DUF3105 domain-containing protein is translated as MATRKHEAAERAARLAEIREQQRRAERRRTAVITGTSVLVAGVLIGATAVVLVGEQQRAAEVTEAASGDIEGVATFSDLSASHVQEPVRYDQTPPVGGDHAGVWANCGTYTEPIANELGVHSLEHGAVWITYSSDLPAEQVQRLAELADGNAYVLLSPFDGLPEQPVVASAWGTQLALGTADDPRLEQFLVKYQQGEQTPEPGAPCTGGVDA
- a CDS encoding DUF305 domain-containing protein → MSESAGAPRRVPTVAVVILVAAVVGVAGLVAGSALTSGGDRVSRPAEGSAEAGFARDMQAHHAQAVEMSTTVRDATEDPEVRSLALDIMLTQQQQAGQMYGWLEQWDLPQASLAAPMQWMSETDSGMGPIEHGADATAAPGSDTVMPGMASDADLGRLADAGGVDAEVLYLRLMVAHHEGGVAMAQAALDLVEDDDARRLAQAIVSSQTAELAVLNDMLDARQAVSTGQ
- a CDS encoding cytochrome c biogenesis CcdA family protein; this translates as MSAVQDLVATGPLLAAAVVAAVAGLVSFVSPCVLPVVPGYVSYVAGGPLLDEGVATRRRPVVAGTALFILGFASVFVAYGALFGGLGATLQSSQAVLTRVLGVVVVVMGLVFAGWLPRSQRQMLPRLRPKSGLVGAPLMGVTFGLGWTPCLGPTLATVQTLAFTEASAGRGATLAAVYAAGLGLPFIAVGLGMRRALTATQWARGHTVGIKRAGAVMLITTGLLLATGVWDHLMRGLQSTISGYTTVL